The following proteins are encoded in a genomic region of Athene noctua chromosome 9, bAthNoc1.hap1.1, whole genome shotgun sequence:
- the RRAD gene encoding GTP-binding protein RAD: MTLNRGDKLRYLDKRRGSMPFSAHQHLHRRSMPVDERDLRAALPQGDLSGLVRCTSYSPGEAHRESWASDSSDSVISSGSDSDGSLYKVILLGEHGVGKTSLARIFGGVEDCADAEEAGNTYDRSIIVDGEEASLVVFDIWEQDDSQWLQNHCMKMGDAYIIVYSVTDKVSFEKASELRIQLRRARQTEDIPIILVGNKTDLVRSREVSVDEGRACAVVFDCKFIETSAALHHNVKDLFEGIVRQIRLRKDSKEDNARRMANTKRRESIGKKAKRFLGRIVAKNNKKMAFKAKSKSCHDLSVL; encoded by the exons ATGACTCTGAACCGCGGCGACAAGCTGCGCTACCTGGACAAGCGGCGCGGCAGCATGCCCTTCTCCGCGCACCAGCACCTGCACCGCCGCAGCATGCCGGTGGACGAGCGGGACCTGCGCGCCGCCCTGCCGCAGGGCGACCTGTCCGGCCTGGTGCGCTGCACCTCGTACAGCCCCGGCGAGGCGCACCGGGAGAGCTGGGCCTCCGACTCCTCCGACTCCGTCATCTCCTCGGGCAGCGACTCCGACGGCAGCCTCTACAAGGTGATCCTGCTGGGCGAGCACGGCGTCGGCAAGACCAGCCTGGCCCGCATCTTCGGCGGCGTGGAGGACTGCGCGGACGCGGAAGAAGCCG GAAATACATACGACAGGTCAATTATAGTTGACGGAGAAGAAGCATCTCTTGTGGTGTTTGATATATGGGAGCAG GATGACAGCCAATGGCTTCAGAACCACTGTATGAAAATGGGAGATGCATATATTATTGTATACTCAGTGACAGACAAAGTTAGTTTTGAAAAGGCCTCTGAGCTAAGAATCCAGCTAAGAAGAGCAAGGCAAACAGAAGACATTCCTATTATTCTTGTGGGCAATAAAACCGACCTGGTCAGGTCCCGGGAAGTCTCAGTTGATG AGGGACGGGCCTGTGCCGTTGTGTTTGACTGCAAATTCATCGAGACCTCAGCTGCTCTTCACCATAACGTCAAGGACCTGTTTGAAGGTATTGTTCGGCAAATTAGACTTCGTAAAGACAGTAAAGAAGACAATGCTAGGAGAATGGCCAacacaaaaagaagagaaagcataGGCAAAAAGGCAAAGCGATTCCTTGGGAGAATTGTGGCAAAGAACAATAAGAAGATGGCTTTCAAAGCAAAATCAAAGTCGTGCCATGACTTATCTGTGCTTTAG